In gamma proteobacterium HIMB55, the genomic stretch CAGTACCTGTCGATCGAATGCATCGTCGTGACCCATCGAGAAATAGATGGTGGAGCGCCCCTCGATGAGACCCGGGACAATGTCATCGACGTCGCTGACCGGATAGGCGTCATTCATCCCAAAATTCTTCACGACACCCTCGGGTCCCTGACGGTAGCCGTCCCACAATTCGCGCTCGGGATCCCGATCACGGCAGAACATGATTACCTGCCCCTGACGACGACCAGGTATGAGCACAAGAATACCGTCAGGCTCTTGGAAGCCTGTGAGGTAAAAGAAATCACTGTTTTGGCGGAAGGGGTATTCCGTATCGCGGCTGCGAGTGACTTCACGCGCCGCAGGAATAATGGCGACGCTGTTTGGCGCCATTTCAGCCATCAGCCGCTTTCGCCGCGCTGCAAACTCTGACTTGCTTATTTTCACGCTTCTAACTCCCTTGAATTCATGGCGTCTTGCACAATGCTAATCGCGGCTAATCTGACGTAGTCTACCAACTCCTCGAGCTGTCGCTCCGCCTCTTCAGACTCTGCCTGATCTGTCTCGACCTGCGCCAGAGCCGCGAAATCTTTCAACACTTCCGCGACTTCCGGCTGGATGCTAGAGCCTATGGCCTTGCGCACTGTCATACCCTCAGTAAAGCCCGAGATAAATCCTGTGACCCAGTTAGAGAACGACCTCAATCGCTGCTCGATGGGATCATCGTCATCGGGTAACACCATTCGAAATGCGTAGTCGGTGTCCACAATCGCAGACAAAGTAGCGAGGTTTAATCGAGACACCATGTCAACTAATTCTCCCTGCAACTGAACGCCCGATGCTTTCTCAACCGATGACAGTGTTTGTTCTAAATGATGCTGGTCATCCGGGCTAAAGCCAGCGCCCATTAAGCCGACGAGTACGCCGTGTAACTCCGATGGGTTGAGCGTTAAGCCTGCATTAAAAAGTAGGTCCGCTACTTCGTCCCACTCTGGCATGTCCTCGAACGCACCCAATAAATCCAGCATGATGTTTTTTTACTCTCGGAAGCCCCTAAATACAGGGGTCGTATTTTGCATGAGATTGACCCGTTTAGGTCGCTTACCTATAGTGAAGCCCAATAGCGCAAAGGGTGCAATCGAAGTGTCAGAGAAGCTTGTAAAATCGCTCGAAACTAAGGTCGACAACCTTATTGAGTTGAGTACAGAGCTCAAACTAGAGAATCAGGCACTGAAAAAACGACTATCTGACCTGCAACATGAAAAGCGCGACCTCATAGAGCGACATCGTCAGGCCGGTGCCCTCATCGATCAGTCCATTGACCGGCTCAAGACCCTAGAGAACAATTCTTAATGCGCCAGCACACCGTCAGCATCGATATCCTCGACAAAAGCTATCAAGTCGCCTGCGAACCCGAGCAAGAAGCAGAGCTTAAGCAAGCCGCTAGCGATCTGGACGATCAAATGCGGGCTATTCGCTCTACCGGCAAAGTCATCGGCTTAGAGCGCGTTGCCATCATGGCAGCGCTTAATTTAAGTCACCAAGTGCTTGTGATGAAGTCTGGCGGACAGCCAG encodes the following:
- a CDS encoding hypothetical protein (TIGRFAM: TIGR02449 family protein) codes for the protein MRLTRLGRLPIVKPNSAKGAIEVSEKLVKSLETKVDNLIELSTELKLENQALKKRLSDLQHEKRDLIERHRQAGALIDQSIDRLKTLENNS
- a CDS encoding hypothetical protein (PFAM: Cell division protein ZapA); this translates as MRQHTVSIDILDKSYQVACEPEQEAELKQAASDLDDQMRAIRSTGKVIGLERVAIMAALNLSHQVLVMKSGGQPEDPLEEQLKTITSRIDEALFQLRQFEIS
- a CDS encoding hypothetical protein (PFAM: Uncharacterised protein family (UPF0149)), which translates into the protein MLDLLGAFEDMPEWDEVADLLFNAGLTLNPSELHGVLVGLMGAGFSPDDQHHLEQTLSSVEKASGVQLQGELVDMVSRLNLATLSAIVDTDYAFRMVLPDDDDPIEQRLRSFSNWVTGFISGFTEGMTVRKAIGSSIQPEVAEVLKDFAALAQVETDQAESEEAERQLEELVDYVRLAAISIVQDAMNSRELEA